The following coding sequences are from one Nicotiana tabacum cultivar K326 chromosome 1, ASM71507v2, whole genome shotgun sequence window:
- the LOC142163468 gene encoding secreted RxLR effector protein 161-like: MARTMLIDSGITKNFWAEAINTACYLVNRGFIGSLLYLTASIPDIIFNVGLCVRFQSNPKESHLKAAKRILRYLKGTQDLVLYYPSGDSFNLIGYDDADYAGYLVDMKGTSGMTHFLGSCLISWGRRKQNLVAFSTAEVEYVAAASYCAQLLWIKQQMEDFVVFTECVPLLCDNTSALNMTNNLVQHKRTKHIDVRHHFLRDNVEKGLISMKFYSTEDQIADIFTKALSRKHFERNRVKLGLLKPN; this comes from the exons ATGGCGAGAACAATGTTGATCGACAGTGGGATTAcaaagaacttctgggctgaagcTATCAATactgcctgctacttggtgaacag AGGCTTTattgggtctcttctctatctcACTGCCAGCATACCTGATATTATCTTCAATGTGGGGCTATGTGtgaggtttcaatcaaatcccaaggaatctcatttgAAGGCTGCTAAAAGAATTTTGAGATACCTTAAGGGTACACAAGACCTAGTCCTGTATTACCCCTCAGGTGACAGTTTTAATCTCATTGGATATGatgatgctgactatgcaggttatcttgtaGACATGAAAGGCACTTCTGGAATGACTCACTTTTTGGGATCATGTCTCATCTCTTGGGGAAGAAGGAAGCAAAACTTAGTGGCTTTTTCAACAGCTGAAGTAGAATATGTAGCTGCAGCATCCTACTGTGCTCAACTCCTATGGATTAAGCAGCAAATGGAGGATTTTGTGGTGTTTACTGAGTGTGTGCCTCTTCTATGTGATAACACTAGCGCACTCAACATGACCAATAATCTAGTTCAACACAAAAGAACCAAGCACATAGATGTGAGACATCATTTTCTGAGGGACAATGTAGAGAAAGGGCTGATTAGTATGAAGTTCTATAGTACAGAAGAccaaattgcagatatcttcaccaaagcattgAGTCGgaaacattttgaaagaaatagggtGAAGCTGGGGCTATTGAAGCccaattga